The following are encoded in a window of Dictyostelium discoideum AX4 chromosome 6 chromosome, whole genome shotgun sequence genomic DNA:
- the H2Bv1 gene encoding histone H2B domain-containing protein, whose protein sequence is MRHRGRRSTQHTHVREGIYIKKLIKQINPACRIQVKSVQILTSLIRDTTISIMNEAFHLVQLSNKRTLSARDVQTSVRLCTVGEISRHAVSEGVKRVTNFNSAKQYPPQPPPAKTATPSSPSSIPAPPISHPPIIPHSYLKTKVKQMNYNYRISNSSMHYLSAVIEYLLSEILELSSNGAVSAKRTLIQPRDIFLAIANDIELHSMYGHVIIPGGGTKPLFNSLSF, encoded by the coding sequence atGAGACATAGAGGAAGACGATCAACACAGCATACACATGTAAGAGAAGGAATTTACATCAAAAagttaattaaacaaattaatccAGCATGTAGAATTCAAGTTAAGAGTGTTCAAATTTTAACTAGTTTAATTAGAGATACAACAATTAGTATTATGAATGAAGCATTTCATTTAGTACAActttcaaataaaagaaCCTTAAGTGCACGTGACGTTCAAACTTCCGTTCGTTTATGTACTGTTGGTGAAATTTCAAGACATGCAGTCTCTGAAGGTGTTAAAAGAgttacaaattttaattccgCAAAGCAATatccaccacaaccaccaccagcAAAAACCGCCACTCCTTCATCCCCTTCTTCAATTCCTGCTCCACCAATTTCCCACCCACCAATAATCCCACATtcttatttaaaaacaaaggtaaaacaaatgaattataattacagaatttcaaattcttcaatgCATTATTTATCAGCTGTTATTGAATATTTGCTTTCTGAAATATTAGAGTTATCTAGTAATGGGGCAGTATCAGCCAAGAGAACTTTAATTCAACCAAGAGATATTTTCTTAGCCATTGCTAATGACATTGAATTACATTCAATGTATGGTCACGTAATCATTCCAGGTGGTGGTACAAAACCATTGTTCAATTCCTTATCTTtctaa
- a CDS encoding carbohydrate-binding domain-containing protein has product MKNINILIFIFIYLIGFVLSDDDELKIIRVERIDEIEYGSIDCSIRFNVLIDYPRPLVFVSGIGGVVNGDAKVKNGTLTIYQIRHTVLVGNNSVSFQAHDYTNYQYPYPVYINKTDYAIAQCDQLPSNVKFVSKQNRWNSISGFGTPFNWFKLLNPINLDIGKGFSNYEFVCQVPQPYGCYFYPAQNGGYQKRNYWLIVFIQATNTYIPFNPTTNVLIKSKQGTIAFNSTFDGLKDPTNPPMQLLNFESFPPINSVLSFGEMTNHATFQTQIINNKNTLTSISKEDDEMIQSQLIPLLGSTSNATFIGISEFSTATQNNKMHLQIVDNQGAKRIGGDISISTKLKDSSASFDSDIKTSIINETNFGSRYIYHTNVKFDTSYDPTMTVSFDDQFSYEVIPPSFPYGISNGTLRNHSISISSATGSFYSGNLNCYRNGDHSKSEKIANIISSNTDLNPAVISEVELFNLSFDKVLIRIKANDDISGIKYLDVFRFKIQSSDLVWGNPMNGVYEAIASVIEYSTMKTIPVISFDYKGNNQGIDQDNPIIDTNFNKVPNFPTLNYIKDKKLDPFNFTSFSFKYNDIDVSNQAFNNTLCFGLSGADKGMVPQFFLLYSPTNMKAYETDKPFIGAWDPLKNQFCIDFIIPARIFSGEINYIIFFSPFIYDRGYIINSVGSTAQLRVLSNYADQLPPIITEFNAYPSTNVNVNSEKIIGWDLRIEDLTNGLLSAEFNITSEYDLNPITIKLTPNNAVSGNDKSGVYQLRFPVSPNCRSQSYRISSAKLTDAQGHFGVTPSTYNFNPFIKFLSSNQLRINTTCPIGNNDNESPILNSFKSSLVSIDVGGFKENRTVVFEFTTSDSGSGISTRHNPLVYLSKPTSSKISCQSKLLSYTNGQANYSCSIELPYGFGAHDALLISIYGIVDNQSNMNGYSSFDLKSLGFQYSLLSQFSDIPVLESTSSITNQASTLTIYGHKFGIDSSKVTLQVNYNNGQGWKNTSVSFYAGIVLITDSITPTSTPFYVRVIVNNIISNQIIVTPTLIPTQCNYQVDQTIISKWINSEVYHYLQASITIKNNGIKPIKAFSFMMSNIDQIWGVTISSGPTYSLPSWNPTINPGNEYTFGYILKGTDVGQLVNVMVDCS; this is encoded by the exons atgaaaaatataaatattttaatatttatctttatttactTAATCGGGTTTGTTTTATCAg atgatgatgaattaaaaattattagagtTGAAAGAATagatgaaattgaatatGGTTCAATAGATTGTTCAATTAGATTTAAtgtattaattgattatccAAGACCATTAGTATTTGTAAGTGGAATTGGTGGGGTTGTGAATGGTGATGCAAAAGTTAAAAATGGAACATTAacaatttatcaaattagACATACAGTATTGGTTGGAAATAATAGTGTATCATTTCAAGCACATGACTATACCAATTACCAATACCCATACCCagtttatataaataaaacagaTTATGCAATTGCACAATGTGATCAATTACCAAGTAATGTCAAATTTGTATCAAAACAAAATAGATGGAATTCAATTAGTGGTTTTGGAACTCCattcaattggtttaaattattgaatcCAATTAATTTGGACATAGGAAAAGGTTTCTCAAATTATGAATTCGTTTGTCAAGTTCCTCAACCTTACGGCTGCTATTTTTATCCAGCTCAAAATGGTGGATACCAAAAAAGAAACTATTGGTTAATTGTATTTATTCAAGCTACAAATACATACATTCCATTTAATCCAACAACCaatgttttaataaagtCAAAACAAGGTACAATCGCTTTCAATAGTACATTTGATGGTTTAAAAGATCCAACTAATCCACCAAtgcaattattaaattttgaatctTTTCCACCAATAAACTCTGTTTTAAGTTTTGGTGAAATGACAAATCATGCAACTTTTCAAActcaaattataaataataaaaatacactCACTAGTATTTcaaaagaagatgatgaaatgATTCAAAGTCAATTAATTCCATTACTTGGTTCAACTTCAAATGCAACTTTTATTGGTATTTCTGAATTTAGTACTGCtactcaaaataataaaatgcaTCTTCAAATTGTTGATAATCAAGGTGCTAAAAGAATTGGTGGTGATATTTCAATTAGTacaaaat taaaagaTTCAAGTGCTTCTTTTGATAGTGATATAAAAacttcaattattaatgaaacCAATTTTGGATCAAGATATATTTACCATACAAATGTTAAATTTGATACTTCATATGATCCAACTATGACTGTTTCTTTCGATGACCAATTTTCTTATGAAGTTATTCCACCATCTTTCCCATATG gTATTTCAAATGGTACATTACGTAatcattcaatttcaatttcatctgCTACTGGTAGCTTCTATAgtggtaatttaaattgttacCGTAATGGTGATCATTCAAAGTCTGAAAAGATTGCAAATATTATTTCAAGTAATACTG atttaaatcCAGCTGTTATTAGTGAAGTTgagttatttaatttatcatttgataaagTACTTATTAGAATAAAAGCAAATGATGATATTTCtggtattaaatatttagatgtttttagatttaaaattcaaagtTCAGATTTAGTTTGGGGTAACCCAATGAATGGTGTTTATGAAGCAATTGCATCAGTAATTGAATATTCAACTATGAAAACTATACCAGTTATTTCTTTTGATTATAAAGGAAATAATCAAGGTATTGATCAAGATAATCCAATTATTgatacaaattttaataaggTTCCAAATTTCCCAACTTTAA attatattaaagataaaaaattagatccatttaattttacatcattttcatttaaatataatgatattgatgttTCAAATCAAgcatttaataatacattatGTTTTGGTTTATCAGGTGCTGATAAAGGAATGGTTCCACAATTTTTCCTTTTATATTCACCAACAAATATGAAAGCATATGAAACTGATAAACCATTTATTGGTGCATGGGAtccattaaaaaatcaattctgTATTGATTTCATAATTCCTGCTAGAATTTTCTCTggtgaaattaattatattattttcttttctcCATTTATTTATGATCGTggttatattataaattcagTTGGTTCTACTGCTCAATTAAGAGTTTTATCAAATT atGCTGATCAATTACCACCAATTATTACAGAATTTAATGCATACCCATCAACAAATGTTAATGTAAATagtgaaaaaataattggatGGGATTTAAGAATTGAAGATTTAACAAATGGTTTATTATCAGCagaatttaatattacaagtgaatatgatttaaatccaattacaattaaattaacacCAAACAATGCTGTATCTGGTAATGATAAATCTGGTGTTTATCAATTAAGATTCCCAGTTTCACCAAATTGTAGATCACAATCTTATAGAATTTCATCAGCAAAATTAACTGATGCTCAAGGTCATTTTGGTGTTACTCCATCaacatataattttaatccaTTCATTAAATTCCTTTCATCAAATCAACTCAGAATTAATACTACATGTccaattggtaataatgataatgaatcaccaattttaaatagttttaaatcTAGTTTAGTTTCTATTGATGTTGGTGGATTCAAAGAGAATAGAACGGTTGTATTTGAATTTACAACCTCTGATTCTGGTTCTGGAATTTCAACAAGACATAATCCATTGGTTTATTTATCAAAACCAACAAGTAGTAAAATTTCATGTCAATCTAAACTATTATCATACACAAATGGACAAGCAAATTATAGTTGCTCCATTGAATTACCATATGGTTTTGGTGCACATGATgctttattaatatcaatttatggtattgttgataatcaatcaaatatGAATGGTTATTCAAGTTTTGATCTTAAATCACTTGGTTTCCAATATTCTTTATTAAGCCAATTTTCAGATATTCCAGTTTTAGAATCAACCTCTTCAATTACAAATCAAGCTTCAACTCTTACCATTTATGGTCACAAATTTGGAATTGATTCAAGTAAAGTTACACTTCAagttaattataataatggtCAAGGTTGGAAAAATACATCAGTTTCATTCTATGCTGGTATAGTTTTAATCACCGATAGTATCACTCCAACTTCTACACCATTTTATGTTCGTgtaattgttaataatattatttcaaatcaaataatagtaacaccAACTTTAATTCCAACTCAATGTAATTATCAAGTTGATCAAactattatttcaaaatggATAAATAGCGAAgtttatcattatcttcaaGCTTCAAttactattaaaaataatggtatCAAACCAATCAAAGCATTTAGTTTCATGATGTCAAATATTGATCAAATTTGGGGTGTAACAATCTCATCTGGTCCAACTTATTCTTTACCAAGTTGGAATCCAACTATTAATCCTGGTAATGAATATACTTTTGGTTACATCCTTAAAGGTACTGATGTAGGTCAATTAGTTAATGTTATGGTTGATTGttcataa
- a CDS encoding Ras GTPase, with translation MDNNYNNNFNKNKIKEYEILILGSKKTGESSIICQFLNDGKYFETFLDQIYKKLITIENDNNNNKNLNNNYNNNNNNNNNNNNNNNNNNNNNNNNNGIPNDYILKMIDSGNQSIQNKEIRKKNIKNANGFILLYSVDSIQSFEEIKVIHSEIQKIRETKQVPLIIVGNKCDLSVQRLILPEQGEKLAIDLGYTSNHFIESSAKFNIRIMDIFINLTIIINNFQNFLLLSSSSSLSSLSCSSSSITSSSSSSLSSITSISYSPSSFPKKNKNQSCKIM, from the coding sequence atggataataattataacaataattttaataaaaataaaatcaaagaatatgaaattttaattttaggaAGTAAAAAAACTGGAGAATCAAGTATAATATGTCAATTTTTAAACGAtggaaaatattttgaaacttttttagatcaaatttataaaaaattaattacaattgaaaatgataataataataataaaaatttaaataataattataataataataataataataataataataataataataataataataataataataataataataataataataatggtataccaaatgattatattttaaaaatgattgataGTGGTAATCAGTCTattcaaaataaagaaattagaaaaaagaatataaaaaatgcaaatggatttatattattatattcagttgattcaattcaatcattTGAAGAAATTAAGGTCATTCATTCAGAGATTCAAAAAATTAGAGAAACTAAACAAGTACCGTTGATAATCGTCGGTAATAAATGTGATCTATCAGTACAACGTTTAATATTACCTGAACAAGGTGAAAAATTAGCAATTGATTTAGGTTATACCTCAAATCATTTCATTGAATCATCtgcaaaatttaatattagaaTAATGGATATTTTCATAAACTTaactataattataaataattttcaaaatttcttattattatcatcatcatcatcattatcatccttaagttgttcttcttcttcaataacttcatcatcttcatcttctttgtCTTCAATAACTTCAATCTCTTATTCGCCATCTTCGTTTccaaagaaaaataaaaaccaatcTTGTAAAATCATgtga